The sequence AGGCTCGGCGAAAGGAAGCAGAAGCCAAAGGAGGATCACCTCGCTATGACGGGCGTTGTCGCAATTTGGGAATAACCACTCCGCCTGGAGATGCCGCGCTTCGGTTCAAGGCCCCGCAAGAGGGGCAGACGGTTGTCGATGACTTGATCAAAGGAAAGATCGAGTTCGACAATGCCATCTTGGATGACGTGATTATTCTTCGATCAAACGGCTATCCGACCTACAATTTTTCCGTCGTGGTTGACGACGCCTTGATGCGCATTACCCACGTCGTGCGAGGAGACGACCATCTGACGAACACGCCACGGCAGATTCCGATCTTCGAGGCGCTGGGATTTGCCGTTCCACGCTTCGGTCATTTACCGATGATTTTGGGATCAGATAAAACACGGCTTTCCAAACGCCACGGTGCCACCTCTATTATGGCCTACAAAGACATGGGGTATCTTCCTGATGCGATGGTCAACTATCTGGTCCGACTTGGCTGGTCGCACGGGGATCAAGAAATTTTTACCCGGCAGGAGCTGATTGAAAAGTTTTCTTGGGATCATGTGCAAAAGTCGGCGGCCGTCTTCAATCCGGACAAACTCTTGTGGATGAACGCGGAATACATCAAAACCAGCCCTCCACACCAGGTGGCCCGAGCGCTCGTGCCGTTGTTGGAGCAAGCGAGGTTACAGAAGGAAGTCGAGCTTGTCTCGGACGAGTGGATTGCACAGCTGGTGGTGTTGGTGAAAGAGCGGGCGAAGACGCTGGTCGACATGGTGGATTGGGTCAAGCCCTATTTCGGGCAAGAGGTCCCGTTCGAGGCGGAGGCAGCCAAGAAATTTCTGACGCCGGCAACTGCTCCATTGCTGCAGAAGCTGCTCGCTCGCTTCCAGGCATTTCAAAGCTTTTCCAAACCAGCCTGGGAAGAGAGCTTCAAGAAGCTTGTCGAGGACGAGGGTGTGAAGATGGGGGCGTTAGCCCAGCCGGTTCGCGTTGCCTTGACCGGACGGACGGCTAGCCCAGGACTCTTCGAGGTCATGGAGGTCCTTGGTCGAGAGCTGACCTTATTTCGGCTCCGCAAAGGGATCGAGCGCGCCTCCACCGGGTGAAGAGTTCCTCTTGTCAAACCTGCGTCGATCTTGACGGAATTGCGATCGATATATTACTGTGAACTCCGGTTGGGGGATCGTCTAGCGGTAGGACGTCAGTCTCTGGATCTGACTACCTAGGTTCGATTCCTAGTCCCCCAGCCAAAAACTCTCTTGTGTCACTTCCAAGACTCGCTTCTTCTGTACCGCGCTGGGGGATCGTCTAGCGGTAGGACGCCGGCCTTTGGAGCCGGCTACCTAGGTTCGATTCCTAGTCCCCCAGCCATTTCTCTTGAAGCCAGCTCGAAGAATTGTGGGTCTGCCCTAAGGGTGGCAGATTTGTATTGCTTTATTGAGAACTCTTCTCTTCGCTGAGAGATTCTCAGGTCATCATTCGACTGCATGAGAAGGATAAGGAAAAACGTCGGAATAAATCGGAGGATCCTCACAGTCACTAGACTTTCTAGTGACATAAACATCGACTATGATCCAAAATTTCCTCCTGACGTCTTCTTTGATACCAATGTAGTGATTGGACTGAATGCAGAGGCAATGGACGCCCTCAAGAGGCTCAAGAGTCAGCAAGGGTTTATTTATCGCTATTCAATGCTGAATTTTGTCGAGCTGGCCTCTCACATGGGGGACGAGCCAGATAGTGATACACCAAACCCGTTCAAAAAATATCAGTCAGCGTTCAAAAAGCTAGCCTCTCTCTGCGATCCTCGACCTCTCCCTTCAGCGGAAATGGTTTTCATAGCAACGATTTCTACGACATGCTCCAGCTACTACTGCTTCGGGATCGCAATCTCTTTTTCGTGACGGATGACAGGCCATTCCATCAGTACTACGCAGGAGCGGAGCATCATCGCGTGGTTCCTTGGAAAATGTTCAAGAAATCAGCTCTCTCATTGTGACATCGAGAACTGTGTCGCTTGTCCGTACTATTTCAACGACGCCATATCGATCACGAATCGATACCGTACGTCTCCTCGGAGCACCCGTTCATAGGCTTCGTTGACTTGTTGAATTGGAATCACCTCAACATCTGACTCAATCTGATGCTGGGCGCAGAAGTCGAGCATTTTCTGGGTTTCTTTGATTCCGCCGATGAGAGAGCCGGCAAGGCGCCGTCGCTTGAAAATGAGCGAAAATGCCTGGACCGGGGTCGGCGCTTCTGGTGCACCCACCAAGATCATGGTGCCGTCGGTCTTGAGCAGATTCAAATAGGCATTGTAGTCGTGTGGAGCCGAGACTGTGTCGAGGATATAGTGAAAATATCCTTGGAGCTTCGTGAAGGTCTGAGTATCCGACGTCAGGGCAAAGTGCGCAGCCCCTAACCGCTTCGCGTCTTCTCGTTTACTCTCGGACGTACTTAAGACCGTCACCTCCGTTCCCATCGCTTTGGCGATCTTCACCGCCATATGGCCGAGCCCACCGAGGCCGACGACCGCCAGCTTGTGGTAGCGACCAATGCCCCATTGGCGCAGGGGCGAGTAGGTGGTGATACCAGCACAGAGCAACGGCGCGGCACCAGCGAATGAGAGCGCGTCGGGAATCCGAAGGACATAGTGGTCATCCACGACGATGTGGGTTGAGTAGCCGCCTTGAGTGATCTGGCCTGCTTTATCCTGGCCGCTGTAGGTCCAGACTGTGCCACCGTCGCAATACTGTTCCAGACCCTCACGGCAGGCTGTGCACGTTCGACAAGAATCCACAAAGCAGCCGACGCCGGCACGATCCCCGACTTTGAAGGCCGTGACTGCTGTGCCGACTTGCGCGACGGTTCCGACGATCTCATGCCCAGGTACCATGGGAAACAGGGAAATGCCCCATTCATCACGGGCTTGGTGGATATCTGAGTGGCAGATGCCGCAATGGGAAATCGTGATCAAGACATCGCGCGGACCGATATCGCGTCGTTCAAACGAAAACGGCTGTAACTGTTCCTTCGCGGCCATCGCCGCATAGCCTTTGGTCGGGAGCATGGAGGGTCTCCTTCTGTAGCGCGGATGGAACTGAGACATTAGCAAGTTCGATCTGACTTGCCAACAGCAAATGCATGGGTATCTGTCAACGACAATACGGATCGCTCACGGGAAATGTAGTCGAAATTCAACCAGGGAAAGGGGGAGCGATGGCGTTATCGTGTCAGGCGTCGCTCAGTCGGTCGATGAACCGCTCGCTGTACCGTTCCCGCCGCTCTTCCGCTCATCTTGCGCGAGGGACTCCCGAATGCCTGTCTCGGTTGTGAGCGGAGGACCAGGAATCCGGTAGTGCTCTGCGGCCCAAATTCCCAAGTCCGTGAGCTGACAACGCTCGGAACAGAATGGGCGCCAGGGGTTTCCTTCCCACGTCGTGGGTCGATGGCAGAGGGGACAGGTCATGCATGTAGTGTAGCGTGGTGGCCGGATGAAGAAAAGTCGTGGCGAGGTCGGTCAGTCTTGGATGACCGATCGCGGTCTGGCGAGATGGAGCAACCGCTGCAATCGGCTTCGATCCAAATCCGTGAGGCGTAAGAACTCGACACCGAACTCGCCGTGTTTCACCCATCGAACGGCGGCGGAATGGACCGTAATCGGGACGGCCAAGTCAGTCGCATGGATAAGCAGTTTGACTCCTGTTCCAGGTGACATCGAAACCGTGCTGGTGACCGCACAGCCACCGGCAGAAATATCGAACATCGTGCCTTGGCGAATCTCGGTATGCTCGGTGGTGGAAAAGAGGACCTGCAGTTCAACAGGAATTCTTGGATGTTCTCGACATTCGATCATGGCGACCTCCACACGTGAGCGAGGCGTCTTCGAGTAGTCCGTGAGCAGCAGCCACTGATCTCCCTGGAGGGATAGTATAGATCGGGAGGTTCGCCATGGCACGCATTGTGGAAGAATTTACGTGTTGAGAGGCTGCCGATCGCCAAGCCGTACCTAGTGTTAGCGGCGGGGTGTTGGTTGGGTTTTCTCGACCCTGGCCCATGCATCTTTGAGAGGCACGGTTCGGTTAAAGAGGAGGGACTCGGGTGATGATTCGAGATCGACACAAAAGTACCCTTGCCGCTCGAATTGAAAGCGGGAGCCTGGCGCGGCTGAAGCAAGGCTTGGCTCAACCACGCACCCGCTGAGGGTTTCAAGAGACTGAGGATTGAGTGAATGAGTCCAGTCCTGATCGGTCTGGCCCTTGGCCTCGTCAGGGAGCAGGAGCGGATGGTAGAGGCGGACGGTGGCCTTGAGCGCATGTAAAGCCGATACCCAGTGGATGGTGGCCTTCACTTTGCGCTGTTCGTGTGATGAGCCACTTTTTGTCTCAGGGTCGTACGTACAGTGCAGTTCAGTGACCGCCCCAGTCTCAGGATCCTTTGTCACGCTCACACATTGAATGATGTATCCATAGCGGAGCCGGACCTCCCGGCCAGGCGCAAGGCGGTAAAACTGCTTCGGTGGATCCTCACGAAAATCGTCTTGCTCAATATAGAGTG is a genomic window of Candidatus Nitrospira kreftii containing:
- a CDS encoding Glutamate--tRNA ligase produces the protein MNQVRVRFAPSPTGFLHIGGVRTALFNWLFARQQQGVFILRIEDTDQSRSTDESIQAILDGMKWVGLDWDEGPFRQTERMDLYRNHAMQLFETGHAYWCVCKAEELEARRKEAEAKGGSPRYDGRCRNLGITTPPGDAALRFKAPQEGQTVVDDLIKGKIEFDNAILDDVIILRSNGYPTYNFSVVVDDALMRITHVVRGDDHLTNTPRQIPIFEALGFAVPRFGHLPMILGSDKTRLSKRHGATSIMAYKDMGYLPDAMVNYLVRLGWSHGDQEIFTRQELIEKFSWDHVQKSAAVFNPDKLLWMNAEYIKTSPPHQVARALVPLLEQARLQKEVELVSDEWIAQLVVLVKERAKTLVDMVDWVKPYFGQEVPFEAEAAKKFLTPATAPLLQKLLARFQAFQSFSKPAWEESFKKLVEDEGVKMGALAQPVRVALTGRTASPGLFEVMEVLGRELTLFRLRKGIERASTG
- a CDS encoding putative oxidoreductase, Zn-dependent and NAD(P)-binding; amino-acid sequence: MLPTKGYAAMAAKEQLQPFSFERRDIGPRDVLITISHCGICHSDIHQARDEWGISLFPMVPGHEIVGTVAQVGTAVTAFKVGDRAGVGCFVDSCRTCTACREGLEQYCDGGTVWTYSGQDKAGQITQGGYSTHIVVDDHYVLRIPDALSFAGAAPLLCAGITTYSPLRQWGIGRYHKLAVVGLGGLGHMAVKIAKAMGTEVTVLSTSESKREDAKRLGAAHFALTSDTQTFTKLQGYFHYILDTVSAPHDYNAYLNLLKTDGTMILVGAPEAPTPVQAFSLIFKRRRLAGSLIGGIKETQKMLDFCAQHQIESDVEVIPIQQVNEAYERVLRGDVRYRFVIDMASLK
- a CDS encoding hypothetical protein (conserved protein of unknown function), coding for MIECREHPRIPVELQVLFSTTEHTEIRQGTMFDISAGGCAVTSTVSMSPGTGVKLLIHATDLAVPITVHSAAVRWVKHGEFGVEFLRLTDLDRSRLQRLLHLARPRSVIQD